A window from Neobacillus sp. PS3-40 encodes these proteins:
- a CDS encoding SRPBCC family protein has translation MPSGMHQVELDLPIEDIWAFVKNMDNWAPLVPGYIRHKKFNNRQSTWEFFADIGIMKKKVSLMVTIKEWIEPTKVTFDLKGLEDNFAGKGYFEAVAIEKNKTRMTGYLDIIAEGIMGRVINNVLKTSVPELVEELTENIAAKLK, from the coding sequence ATGCCAAGTGGGATGCACCAAGTTGAGTTGGATTTACCAATCGAAGACATCTGGGCCTTTGTTAAAAATATGGATAATTGGGCGCCACTTGTACCTGGTTATATACGACATAAAAAATTTAATAACCGACAGTCTACATGGGAATTTTTTGCTGACATTGGTATTATGAAAAAGAAAGTTAGTTTAATGGTCACGATTAAAGAATGGATTGAGCCTACCAAGGTTACTTTTGATTTAAAGGGTTTGGAAGATAATTTTGCTGGAAAAGGATATTTTGAAGCAGTGGCTATAGAAAAAAATAAGACTAGAATGACCGGATACCTAGATATTATCGCCGAAGGAATCATGGGGCGGGTAATAAATAATGTTTTGAAAACGTCTGTTCCTGAATTAGTGGAAGAATTAACAGAAAATATTGCTGCGAAGTTAAAATAA
- a CDS encoding HD domain-containing phosphohydrolase has translation MQLIEISKYDHETMQLARPIYDRMRRVLLASGRTIHPKLINRIQSMGISTLMVEDAESIGITMDEMVDMPTWMDMIDVVQKAYQLAEKKKTINIIELQKAVVKIIHEVTKRKTIFLIPSSSVADELKNYAHSVNVTLLTIQTAKKLHYTNSQLRDLALGSMLHDIGKVVSNEQKEHPQKGFELIKAQREISLLSAHIAYQHHEQLNGKGYPRGLSGDELLEFPQICAIANIYERLISNGTYLPHEALEFIMTKHEIEYKGKVVEAFLNSVPSYIPGTKVMLSNDKRAIVIGIKSHLHRPVVRFLHNSEEIDLAESPSILIKEILV, from the coding sequence ATGCAGCTTATCGAAATTTCGAAATATGATCATGAGACAATGCAATTAGCAAGACCTATATACGATCGAATGAGAAGAGTGTTATTAGCTTCAGGTAGAACGATACATCCGAAGTTAATTAATAGAATCCAAAGTATGGGCATTTCTACTTTAATGGTTGAGGATGCAGAATCAATAGGAATTACGATGGATGAAATGGTGGATATGCCAACATGGATGGATATGATTGACGTTGTTCAAAAAGCATACCAATTAGCAGAAAAAAAGAAAACTATAAATATAATCGAATTGCAGAAGGCTGTTGTAAAAATCATTCATGAAGTAACAAAAAGAAAAACAATTTTTCTGATACCATCATCCTCTGTAGCAGATGAACTTAAAAATTATGCGCATTCTGTAAACGTAACATTGTTGACCATTCAAACAGCTAAGAAACTCCATTATACAAATTCTCAATTACGAGATCTTGCATTGGGTTCAATGTTACATGACATTGGAAAAGTAGTTTCCAACGAACAAAAGGAACATCCACAAAAGGGTTTTGAATTGATTAAAGCACAGCGAGAAATTAGTTTATTATCAGCCCATATTGCCTATCAGCATCATGAGCAATTAAACGGGAAGGGATATCCGAGAGGACTAAGCGGAGATGAACTTCTTGAATTTCCACAGATTTGTGCCATCGCTAATATATATGAAAGATTAATTTCAAATGGGACATATTTACCCCATGAAGCATTGGAATTCATAATGACCAAACATGAAATTGAATATAAAGGAAAAGTGGTTGAAGCATTCTTAAATAGTGTACCCTCCTATATTCCAGGAACAAAGGTAATGTTAAGCAATGATAAAAGAGCTATTGTCATTGGCATAAAATCACATTTACATCGACCTGTTGTTCGGTTTCTTCATAATAGTGAAGAAATTGATTTAGCAGAAAGCCCATCAATCTTAATAAAGGAAATACTAGTTTAA
- a CDS encoding HD domain-containing phosphohydrolase produces MRLVSIHNCEEGLILAKPLFDQNSRILLNEGSVLTLSFIHRLKAKNIHYVYVKSEITNDVEVNDNISTNLRFETASKLNEVFSNLKEGKVSKNKTIGRVGLIKDLNNVFEKIMKEMNSSKHLLNLLSHMQFSLDELFEHSVNTSLYALSIGKHMGLKDSELHILGLGALFHDIGKLKSKDNLKKEEAENNKDSWKRHPEVGFEMLRKESEFHLLIAHCAYQHHENFDGTGFPRGLKGTEIHLFPKIISIAEAFDHLITHKSLLPHEAMEVIVGRSFIRYDSKVVETFKNAVAIYPIGVTVELNTGETGVVIGYNKKYPQRPKVRIFKDSSGKKLQVHEFFEIDLLIALNIMIVKCDAIIERKKVNS; encoded by the coding sequence TTGAGGCTGGTTTCTATTCATAACTGTGAAGAAGGTTTAATACTAGCAAAGCCTTTATTCGATCAGAATAGCCGTATTTTATTAAATGAAGGTAGTGTACTCACACTATCATTTATACATAGATTGAAAGCTAAAAATATACACTACGTATATGTTAAATCAGAAATAACAAATGATGTTGAAGTGAATGACAATATTTCTACTAATCTACGTTTTGAAACAGCCTCGAAATTGAATGAAGTATTTAGTAACCTAAAAGAAGGCAAGGTTAGCAAAAACAAGACTATTGGTCGTGTTGGGTTAATAAAGGACTTAAATAATGTCTTTGAAAAAATAATGAAAGAGATGAATTCATCTAAACATTTATTAAACTTACTTAGCCATATGCAGTTTTCATTAGATGAATTGTTCGAACATTCGGTAAACACTAGTTTGTATGCACTTTCTATTGGTAAGCACATGGGGCTTAAGGATAGCGAATTACATATATTGGGGCTCGGAGCCTTATTTCATGATATAGGCAAACTTAAATCTAAAGATAATCTTAAAAAAGAGGAAGCGGAGAATAATAAAGATAGTTGGAAAAGGCATCCAGAAGTGGGTTTTGAGATGTTGAGAAAAGAATCGGAGTTCCATCTTCTGATTGCCCATTGTGCATACCAACATCATGAAAATTTTGATGGAACTGGTTTTCCAAGGGGATTAAAGGGTACGGAGATCCATCTGTTTCCAAAAATTATTTCTATAGCAGAAGCTTTTGATCATTTAATTACTCATAAGTCTCTACTACCACATGAAGCGATGGAGGTCATAGTTGGACGATCCTTTATAAGGTATGATAGTAAAGTGGTAGAAACCTTTAAAAATGCAGTGGCAATTTATCCTATTGGTGTAACTGTTGAACTAAATACAGGAGAAACAGGGGTTGTGATCGGTTACAATAAAAAATATCCGCAGCGCCCTAAAGTAAGGATTTTTAAAGATAGTAGTGGGAAAAAGCTTCAGGTCCATGAGTTTTTTGAAATTGATCTTCTGATTGCATTAAATATTATGATTGTGAAGTGTGATGCTATTATTGAAAGAAAAAAGGTTAATTCCTGA
- a CDS encoding selenium metabolism-associated LysR family transcriptional regulator, with product MDLHQLYIFTKVVEHKSFSKAADDIFLSQSTVSTHIQSLEKTLNVKLFDRVGRESILTPYGERLYDWALKILKLKDQALLDLNFGMTEFRGAIRLAASSVPGQFIIPKMVGKFREKYPNITFHINQFSSKIVSEKVLSGSVDFGILGEKYENDKLHYIPLLKENLVLVSSNQVDIPNPANIQEIIKHPFIMRNSDSGTNAILERFFKKRQISKDQLNIIAYTDSSQSLIQFVMQGIGISIISEIAAKEYFSNNLIKLHQIEDFIDERYFYLVYNKSRTLSLIAKLFIKDAKELV from the coding sequence ATGGATTTGCATCAACTATATATATTCACAAAGGTTGTTGAACATAAAAGTTTTTCTAAGGCTGCTGATGACATTTTTTTAAGTCAATCAACGGTTAGCACACATATTCAATCGTTAGAAAAGACATTAAATGTTAAACTTTTTGATCGTGTTGGGAGAGAAAGTATTCTTACTCCATACGGAGAGCGTTTGTATGACTGGGCCCTTAAGATTCTAAAGTTAAAGGATCAAGCATTACTCGATTTGAATTTTGGAATGACAGAGTTTCGTGGAGCTATAAGACTTGCAGCAAGTTCTGTGCCAGGGCAATTTATTATTCCAAAGATGGTTGGGAAATTCAGAGAGAAATATCCGAATATTACCTTTCATATTAACCAATTTTCTTCAAAGATTGTTTCAGAAAAAGTTCTGAGCGGGTCTGTGGATTTTGGAATCTTAGGTGAAAAGTACGAAAATGACAAGCTGCATTATATTCCATTATTAAAGGAAAATTTGGTTCTCGTATCCTCTAATCAAGTTGATATACCAAATCCTGCAAACATTCAAGAAATTATAAAGCATCCATTTATAATGAGAAATTCTGATTCAGGAACAAATGCCATTCTTGAAAGATTTTTTAAAAAAAGGCAAATCTCAAAAGATCAATTGAATATTATCGCTTATACAGACAGCAGCCAGAGCTTAATTCAGTTCGTCATGCAAGGCATTGGTATTTCAATTATTTCAGAAATTGCAGCAAAGGAATACTTTTCTAACAATTTAATCAAACTTCATCAGATTGAAGATTTCATTGACGAACGGTACTTCTACCTTGTTTATAATAAAAGTAGAACACTCTCATTAATAGCGAAATTATTTATTAAAGATGCCAAAGAGTTGGTTTAG
- a CDS encoding methyl-accepting chemotaxis protein: MEKQTKKGNNIFHFTIKKKLIWSFLFILLVPTLLIGFISYNSAKKEITKKIEIGAKENVNVLNVYLNNFMNSNIKDVAFFADKLNVESLAVKEKGNTVVLFDQYMKIHSNAVSMYLGNESGEFLISPTVEMPAGYDARTRPWYKEAKEKNGRAIVTEPYLDAATGQVLITVAQELKDGSGVVGIDLSLAAMKHMAGDIKIGETGYPLILSSKGNYLVHPTEKVGSTAKGDWVKILINEQSGQLSYEYNGLKKSMFYDTNKLTGFKIAGSMNLSEVTDATRPILTSMSIIIAIFISIGVTISILLTLSITRPLNRLVRISEQVSEGDLTQEIEIKSTDELGSLGIAFNKMLVSLRDLIYHVGEKSDLLASSSEELMASSEQNNMATEQVANSIQEVASGTELQTSKLRENNVIVRNMAKEIQQIKVNSQSVATTSSEAANIVLTGEQAIQLSIVQMNNINGTVKNLGEVIHALGERSQEISQIADVISTIAGQTNLLALNAAIEAARAGEHGKGFAVVADEVRKLAEQSSQSTETIRQLITSIQLDTKHAVESMDKGTKEVEKGIEVVHHAGSSFEQIQHFVDIVSTQIQEITASIEQMAHGAEQVVETVGVIEEVALKSTAQSQDVSAATEEQLASMQEIAASAISLANMAEELQDSIKKFKI, translated from the coding sequence GTGGAAAAACAAACGAAAAAAGGAAATAATATATTTCATTTTACAATTAAGAAAAAATTAATATGGTCATTTTTATTTATTTTATTAGTACCAACCCTATTGATTGGTTTCATTTCTTACAATAGTGCTAAAAAAGAAATCACCAAGAAAATTGAAATAGGTGCAAAAGAGAATGTAAACGTATTAAATGTTTATTTAAATAACTTCATGAATTCAAATATTAAGGATGTTGCCTTTTTTGCCGATAAACTAAATGTCGAATCCTTAGCGGTGAAGGAAAAAGGGAATACAGTCGTTTTATTTGATCAATATATGAAGATTCACTCTAATGCTGTATCAATGTATCTTGGCAATGAATCAGGGGAGTTTTTAATTAGTCCAACTGTTGAAATGCCTGCTGGGTATGATGCACGAACACGACCTTGGTACAAAGAGGCAAAAGAAAAAAATGGAAGAGCTATCGTTACAGAACCTTATTTGGATGCTGCAACGGGCCAAGTATTAATCACTGTAGCCCAAGAATTAAAAGATGGGTCGGGTGTCGTAGGAATTGATCTCAGTTTAGCAGCCATGAAACATATGGCAGGAGATATTAAAATTGGAGAAACCGGATACCCTCTAATCTTAAGTTCCAAAGGGAATTATCTTGTCCATCCGACTGAGAAGGTTGGTTCGACTGCAAAGGGTGATTGGGTTAAAATACTTATTAATGAACAAAGTGGCCAACTTTCCTATGAATATAATGGCCTGAAAAAATCGATGTTTTATGATACAAATAAATTAACCGGATTTAAAATAGCAGGATCTATGAATCTGAGTGAAGTAACAGATGCAACGCGCCCAATTTTAACATCAATGTCAATAATAATCGCGATCTTCATTTCTATTGGGGTAACCATATCAATTCTTTTAACATTATCGATAACACGCCCATTAAATAGATTAGTAAGGATATCGGAGCAGGTTAGTGAAGGAGATTTAACTCAAGAGATTGAAATAAAGTCAACTGATGAGCTAGGGAGTCTTGGGATTGCCTTCAATAAAATGCTAGTTTCTTTACGTGATTTAATTTATCATGTTGGTGAAAAGTCTGATCTTCTAGCTTCTTCATCTGAAGAACTTATGGCAAGCTCAGAGCAAAATAATATGGCAACAGAGCAAGTTGCGAACTCTATTCAAGAAGTAGCATCAGGAACAGAGCTACAAACAAGTAAACTTAGAGAAAATAACGTAATTGTCAGAAATATGGCTAAGGAAATTCAACAAATTAAGGTAAACTCTCAAAGTGTTGCTACCACTTCATCTGAGGCAGCCAATATTGTTTTAACAGGGGAACAAGCTATCCAATTGTCAATCGTCCAAATGAATAATATTAATGGGACTGTTAAGAATTTAGGGGAAGTTATTCATGCATTAGGAGAACGCTCACAGGAAATTAGTCAAATTGCCGATGTCATTTCTACTATTGCAGGACAAACAAATTTGTTAGCCTTGAATGCAGCGATTGAAGCTGCTAGAGCAGGGGAACATGGAAAAGGTTTCGCTGTTGTTGCTGACGAAGTGCGAAAATTAGCTGAACAATCCTCTCAATCAACTGAAACCATACGTCAACTAATTACATCTATCCAGTTGGATACAAAACATGCAGTAGAATCAATGGATAAAGGAACCAAAGAGGTCGAAAAAGGTATTGAAGTTGTTCATCATGCAGGATCATCATTTGAACAAATACAACACTTTGTCGATATAGTTAGTACTCAAATTCAAGAAATTACAGCTTCCATCGAGCAAATGGCACATGGTGCAGAGCAAGTTGTTGAAACAGTGGGGGTAATTGAAGAAGTTGCTTTGAAATCAACTGCTCAAAGCCAAGATGTATCAGCAGCAACCGAAGAACAGTTGGCTTCAATGCAAGAAATTGCAGCATCAGCTATTTCATTAGCAAATATGGCTGAAGAGCTACAAGATTCAATAAAGAAATTTAAAATTTAA
- a CDS encoding sulfurtransferase TusA family protein, with translation MINQYVPDLIYDAGPTGCGELIMNLFLTMKKMEQGQIIEVISYDKGAREDIPAWCRLQSQRFLGQKDLGETSYYYIEKYTI, from the coding sequence ATGATAAATCAATATGTTCCAGACTTGATTTATGATGCTGGCCCAACCGGTTGTGGAGAGTTAATTATGAATTTGTTTCTTACAATGAAAAAGATGGAACAAGGGCAGATTATTGAGGTAATTTCCTATGATAAGGGTGCCCGTGAAGATATTCCAGCTTGGTGCAGATTGCAAAGTCAGAGGTTCTTGGGACAAAAAGATTTAGGAGAAACAAGTTATTACTATATTGAAAAATACACAATTTAG
- a CDS encoding DsrE family protein translates to MAGKFLVSMTNAMNNPDKATVGFVVANAAVASGQETVIFLNVEGAYLAAKGFAEEIHEEGFAPLKQLMDQFVEAGGILWVCSPCFKKRNLEEESLIEGATIVGGAKLVEFLSQGAASITY, encoded by the coding sequence ATGGCTGGGAAATTTTTAGTTAGTATGACAAATGCAATGAACAATCCGGATAAAGCAACAGTAGGTTTTGTGGTTGCAAATGCTGCAGTTGCGTCAGGTCAAGAAACAGTTATTTTTCTAAATGTTGAGGGAGCATATCTTGCAGCAAAAGGGTTCGCAGAAGAGATTCATGAAGAAGGCTTTGCCCCATTAAAACAACTTATGGATCAATTTGTTGAAGCGGGCGGAATATTATGGGTGTGCAGTCCTTGCTTTAAAAAGAGGAATTTGGAAGAAGAAAGCCTTATTGAAGGCGCAACCATTGTTGGCGGAGCTAAATTAGTGGAGTTCCTAAGCCAAGGTGCAGCTTCAATCACTTATTAA